Below is a genomic region from Osmia bicornis bicornis chromosome 3, iOsmBic2.1, whole genome shotgun sequence.
TATACAATTCTGAATACGGATGTGGATACTCTGATTCGGTTTTAGGTATTCTTCCTAGTCGACGAAACTTTGGAGACATTAGAAGAAGAGTTTGTAGCACTGCAAGGCAATTGTGGGTGGTCCAGAACAAAGTCAAACACTGAAATTTGTTTCATTAAAGTTAGAATAacaatgaataaattatttcaaatttattataatttatgtataaCTTACTGATGGTAGGTACGCCGCGATACTCATAAAGAAAACAGTAAGTACCCTTAGGAAATTTCTGTAATATCTGGCAAATTTTGTCTCATGTTGCTTGTGTAACATCTGGTTCATCTgaaaaatacatattattttctcaTAAAGATATTCTTCTCTTGAattgagaaaattaaatattcttataCATACTTCTATAAGGGCTAAACCAGATATCCCAAAAATTACAGGTAATATAAATGTAGGATCTCCAGCCGTAAGATCTGTTATCCATCCAAAACCACCACTAATAAATTGAAGATAGGTCTGATAAGCAGCtatgtaaaatatttgataagtTTAATGCAGTActgatttcaatttaaatgaatcaaaacaaaaaaatactttACTTACCTTCATCCCTGTCAGGTAACATATAACATATATTTCttaaagaaaaggaaaaacttATCCATACTGGTGCTTGCAGTATTATCATTACAACACTCTTAATTGGGTGACAGTTGTCTCTTTGATACAAGAATGTACGCTCCTCATGTATCTATTACAAAAAATAGTATTTAGTACTTCtattaatataacataaatgtGCAAAATATACATACAGCACGCATGAAAGCAGCTTTTGCTTGTACTGGAGTCCATTCAGAATTCATCATATTCATTCGtatttccattttcaatttttttgcagTTTCTTCTAATTCATTCTTTATGTTTTCTATCTTAGCTTTAATTTGATACTGGAAtcagttataaaatataagtattTTGTTAAGGtcattataataaatttaatagaGCAACAGCAACACTCACATCATGTATAGTTAGTGGTAGATTTATAAACATTCTCATTATAATTGTTGTAACTACAATAGTTGCCCACCATGGTAAACCAGTTTGATCATGCATTATCTTTAACACATTTGTAAGACATTCCACAGGGAAACTTTCAGAAATAGCTTTCCATATACCATTGTTGTATGTCATAGTTTGATTTATAATTGCAGGGGCTGTATTTGAATAATGTCTAACGCTATTTGTTATAAAACTCTGTTTCATAAGAATTGTACTGGCTAGTATTGGAGTGCTTTTACATAAAAGTGGTCCTTTAGAAACATTGTTATACATAGATTGatgtaaagaaatattttgttttttggGAAAATTGTcctcatttaaaaaatatcctAATGTTTTACTTTTCAAAAAAATGCTTTCATGGATTGAGGCATTATGAGAGTGATGAAAGTATTTAACGAAAATGCTATTACTGTATTGGATGTTTAATATGGTTCTTTGAAATATTCGCGTAATCATTTTGATGAAAAAGATGTACAAGTATAACACTTGCgagtaatatatttttattctacgttttaatatacatttgtaaTATATACAACTGTTGTGGCATAAAGGTTAGCTTCTAAACTAACCTCAAATGAATGGGGAATATTGTATGGGAGCAATAAAggcaatttaaattaaataattttatacatttattagAATATTTCACATTGCTgctatttgatattttaaattaaaacaaatatcattaattaaattttcgtAAAATATATCGCGGTACGAATAGAAATTGCTATTAACACCCTCTGTGTGTAAAAAGGGGAACCATGACAACAAAAACGATAAAATGTTTTCAACAGATGATCatttattgcaaattaattattattataatttgtttaattaatatcaaaattttatgCCATAATCTCATCTACAACATTTCTATATCTTAGGAGAGTTGTTTCATGAGAAACCAAAGTATCCTTCAGAGTTActatttattgttaattaaacattttctcCTTGTTCATAAATATCCTTCCATACTTATTATCtttattatcaataaattaacaaattccTATCTAAGTACATCAAATTAGTAGGAAATACTAAAAGGGTAAACGTACAACAAAAGCATCTTCTTCAATATTAACTACCATATAAAAACAGAATTATCAGATAAACATGTTCAATTTTATTACTAACATTTacattatacaaaaattagtGAAAATGGTGCATGTACCAAGCGTCATACATATAAAATAGCTTCGAAACGacagaaaaagggaaaatgGAAATGTCTACATCAGCTTTCTCTTAGCTGCTCCCCGAATTCGAAGCAATGTTCGTCTCAAAGCTCAGGGAATTGAGAGAATGTCTCTCGCCTCGTATCTTTGCATTGACATTTACCATCCCTTCTTTCTTGCAGGCTGCAGCTCGCTCCATCATGTCGATTTTCACCCTACCTCCGGGAAGAAACGGCGTAACATCTCACCAGCAAATAGCATCGCAATCCTGGCAGCCGCCTACGACGTCAGCTGAATCTCGAGGCACCGGTTGGTCGTTGAAATCCTGCCTGTTCTACGTCGACGAATGGGCGTGCTGGATACGCCCATCACCCCTTGCTACATACATCTGCACCCCTGTGTCGTCTGAGGGGTGGAGTCGACCAATGACACAGTGGTAACGTTCATCTGACAACGTGGCCTTCGGAGCCGCCCCCGTGGCTAACTAGCACTACCCCACTATAGTCACGTCAGCCACTCGGCCAGCAAGTCCCCGGGCCGTCTAGTCGCCCGTTGGAATTCCCCACCTATCCTCCTGCTGTCACCTTCCTCTGACCCCTCTTCATCTATGTTACCCAACTCTTTTAGGCCAACGTACCAGCCACATCGAAGAAGTGGTGTACATCGTGCAATAGCCTGACTGAGGCCGTACCTAGCGATGGCTATGAACCTGTTCCCTTCGTGATCCAGGAAATGGAACAAATCGACTGTTCAAGGTATTACTATGTGTCTATTCATTTTATACATATTCTTATAAGCATTATAATAGTGATTTAGTGTTATTTCTAAGGAAGTCTTGACATTTTTAAATAGACTGTGCTGggataaaatattgtttaggGGTAGGAATGTCGGTCTCGATAAGTCACCAGATTATGAGAACGGGTGATAAAGAAAACGAAAGGAGGTTAAGTAAGCTAGTTCAAAGTGTTaactattaatatttaaaaagtgtGATCCATGTCAGGTGAAATGAGCAGAGTACCCCTTTTATCCCTCTGTAATTTGAGAGTAGGTTCttagaaaatttcaagataattcctgaaattaatttatataagtTTAGGAATTCTGGTGGCATGAAAGGATCTGAGCCATCACTATTTACAGGTCGACGTCATATCTACGCCGACTCGCGGCCGTTTAGGAAGTTCTGTACGTGTGTTAGGCATCGCCCCCACAGCCCGTCAACCCACCCTCTCTTGGAAACACGTCGAGCGTGTTGAAGAACGACCCGTGATTCCAGCTAGTATGGCTACGGTCAGGGGGAGATAGGTAACTCCGACAGCCAATCGGGCAGCAGCCCGTATATGTGCGTACACCGGTGGCAGACGCACAGTGCTAACACTGACATTGCTACCAACACGAATGCGATCGCGGGTACGCCCTTCCCGACGAGATGAGTAGgtacgccgaggctcgaagccACCTCGTCACGGAGAACGCTTCGAGACTTCGCGCGACTCTCTCGGCGTTGTGTCCGAACGACCTCCAGTCCGGTTGCCCATCTGGGGATGGTCGACTTTGGTCAGTCGCGAAGGATGGGTCAGTTCGATAAGGCGTGCCTCTTGCTTTTCTTGCCAGTGGTACATAGGAGTGATTTGCAACCCCCTTTGGGCATGGGGTGCTGAGTATACAGTGACACACGTGtatctttcctttcttttgtttttcttttcttttctgtttttttttttttttttattaattgtattcATGATTTGACTTAGTTTTTTGACGGTTTTTGAAGCTTGCAAATCTGGTGACACTATTAGTTCGAGCTTTAGCTTGTTGACGCTTGCCTCGCTCTCCGTGCGCGTTTAAATGGCTTTGTTTTTAGAGGATTTTCGTTTTGTATGTTTAGAAGAagttgattattttttatgtGCGATCCGTTCGTCGGTTATGTGACGGGTTTGGAAtggatttttttctttttggtgATACCACCTGTGAGATCAGTTTTATGGAATTAGAAATTATGTATGATCGAAGTGTTTAGCTTCTGGTTAATAGGATAAATTTTAGTGTTAATTGATGCAAtgattatatttaattatattataacgAGGAAGTAATTGTTGTTTCTGCAAATATATCTACTTTTTCGTGTTATAGTAATTATTAGATTCAGAGGATTTATAATGCTCATAATTATCTAGATTATCTATATATCTTACTTATTTTAAAATCTTAATGAAaatcgtttaatttaatttcaaccaTGAAAGGGTTAACTACACTCTCCCTATCCGAGCTAATTCGACTAATTTCAAGCACAAATATAAAACTTAGAGGATTTTGCTATTGAAACCATTTATATGTAATAGACGTATAAGATATAAGACACCGTGGAAGTGTAAACGTCGAAGAAGGTAATCTGTTGGGGTTGAAGTAACTCGTCTGATCGGGTTAGGTTCGGTAGGTTTCTGGTGTGAGAAGAAGGTGGTTGGTTCCCCAGGCCAGAAATGGAAGCTTTGGTTGGCTTAGGCATGGCCGTGTTTTTCTTGCCGCGGATCATTAGGACGATTAGGGTTCCTTCGAAAAGGGAGAGAACAGATTAACGCCCGAGCTCTCCTTGCGGTCCGCCACGCTTTCTTAAACGCACTCCGCTTTCCGCCAGCTTTTCACGGTTTTAAATTCTCCCGTATCGATGATACTTTTCACGGTGGATTAATGGGGTATTCATCCCTTTGTTCTAtggacaaattaaaaatttcattttaaacgaattttgttattgtaattataacaACTGATTTAGTATTCtacttaaattttatttcatcaatTAGTAGAACCTTAGATTTGATGAAAAATAGAGTACTTTGAATAATGATGAATATGATGTTAGAACAATGAcacttttaatttctttcaactcattattaattaacacgttaattGCCATATGGGTCACTGGTGAATGGCACTtcacattttataaaataagtaataattaacaaataaaaaaagaggatTAGAATTATACTGGAATTGTAAGGTAAAAAGagtaataatgtaaaaattaatttttaatattttaattatccatATTGCACCATACTGAATATTGATGTATTCcattgttaataataataagtcaAAACTGATTgcaaatattcattttcactGTGGCAGTTAACGTGTTAAAAATGGCCGCGATGGAACCTTAATAAGATTCCGTAGTAATTAAGTAGTAACAACCGTATAAAGTCAGACGCATAGAGCAACCTTACCTACAAACGTAATCAACGAATCTGTTTTGTTATTCTAATTTCTCCCATTGAGAAATCTCTATTTCTTTGATTACAGAAAATGTAATTCCTATTACCACAATTTTTTAGAAACaagatataaattaatttagtagcaatttattatatgacgttgattttttcttcaatttagcatttttaatttcattttacagcATAACAAAATACgatattcataaatattataaaaatttatattatattattactaagttgctattcaatttataaaatcACAATTCTGAAACTtatagtttaattaaaatagaagaagTAGAGTATCTAGTCACACAAAATCTCACTTCATCAGATGTTTTgctttttaaacaaaaaagaaacaataatTCATAagtcttttcattttcattgctCGATTGACTAATCATCAAGTCAATTTCTGTTGTAGGGGACAGATTACTTGATATACCGTGTAACGTATGCGGTGACCGTAGCTCTGGAAAACACTACGGCATCTACAGTTGCGACGGTAATTATTAAGCTCTTCTGTACTTTAATCTTTACcggaataattatttcaaattaaaaaaaaaaacattccATAATAATGAACAACAGATTCGTTGATTACAGTTCGCTTTTGTTATTCGATAAATTCAATCTTCCAATTAGTTCCTTCGAGAAGCAATCGTTTTATCGGGACCTGTCCGTCGGGTACACTTTGAGGCGATCAATTTACTTCTAATCGCGTAATAAGAACTTGTTTGATTAACAGGTTGTTCAGGATTCTTCAAGAGGAGCATCCACCACAATCGAGAGTACATTTGCAAGGCCGAGGGCTCTATGAAAGGGCGCTGCCCCATTGACAAGACGCATAGGAACCAATGCCGTGCATGCCGTCTTGCTAAGTGTTTCGAAGCCAACATGAATAGGGACGGTAAGTGATGAAACTTGTGTAAATGTGTACATTAGCATGAGATCGAAGATAAAATATCATAGGTGTgattttcattaagaaaaatacTCCATGATGTCATAGGGCAAgaggaataattaattgatgtgtttgtttttcaaaaatagggccttttaaaaataatattatcaatAGAATCTTCATTAGGAAAAAAATCGtttgtttttaaatacttttaaaaatattaacacaTTAGCTATTAACACTTGCAATTGAAAATTCGTTCATCATGAAaaatctttcttcttttttgtgaaataatataaaatagtgTAATGCACTATTTTTTAGATTATGACAAGttcgtttttcatttttattttaaatatataatgtGATTGTTGATAGCAAATATGTTAATATTAAACATAAATAAGAATTTCTGAACGAGAAGAACAAAGTAGATTAGGGTATTACACTTGTACTTCGATTCTCATGTGATCTCACGGATCAAAGATTTTCGGATCAAGATCGGACCGCAAAGAAAGTGACTTCGGTCAGTGAATGGTCAGACAAACTCTCCTAAGCAAATGTGGCGTTGGGCCTAATGAAACAGTAATCGTGTCTGAGTAATCTATTTGTCAGTGGTTTTACAATTGATTTGTCAAAGGGTATGTTCTATCACACACAAAAGTTATTAAAAGGTGTGATCACTTTTTGATTTAACATTGCAtcttatattataaaattaaattatcaattGAGTGATTTGCAGAAAATTTATCACGttatctatttttaatttgtattaaaaatgctttttattattctactgaaatttaaaaatcgtaAAACCTTCTAatgcatttatttttaacttagaattatttaaatttacaattacaacttacaattatttttttaaaagacttacaattatgtatattaaaatatttctcatATAAAACTTCTATTGACCTGAATTTTTGTGTAAAATTCTACACTTCATTGACATTTTTCTGTATGCAATAATTCAGAATCACAATTCTAAACttccaaattatttaaatttgttaCCAAATTCCAATTATTTATCCGAATCATTTTcaatctaaattaaattatattataatacagCAGGATGTGTGCCTCTATTAACTGACGACACGAGAGATTTCAACAGAAGTATCACAAATATGAAGACTCAATACTGATTTCGCAGAATCATGCCACGTTTCGCTTTTCCCTGATCTCTCATTTGATCGTTACTATTCAGCTCGATATTTTCCCTTGTCATATACAAAATTCACGATACGAATGTGTATGCTCTTCGACGAACACCGTCAACCATttccatttaattaattaatcgctCGAAAACGAGTAATCTTCTTCCAATGCAGCATTACATTATGCCATTGATAAAAGATTGTCCAACAATTAACAAGTGTGTTCCTGGTAAATTCAATTGATTTTCTTGTACGACATTCCGCGAACATTGTTCCACTTAATAgttcaatgaaattttgttacgGTTAAGATAATCGATGGCGATGATTTCTATAGATTAAGAGGCTTTTCAATTTCTCTGTTACTCTCAAGCAGCATTCGAACACGTATCGATTCAGAGATGTATTTCGTGTGCCAAGGCAAATCCGATTTCATATCGATAAGTGCGCGACTTTATATAATCCTGGTTTGATATTTCAACTGAATATCCTGTCACGGTTGTGCCGTGATTCTTGTTTAGCATTTACTGGGAAATAAAATTCGTAGGTGGAATGAAACAGTAACACCTGTCTATGTTCACTGGCTTAACTAGGATTTGTTTTATGATGTCCAGGTTGTTTagaaatttgggaattttgggattctgaaattctgggattattgaattttgaaaatctggaATTTTGGGATTGTGAAATTATAGAATTAGAAGGGGGCCACTCCACATTTCTGGAGGGAGAGAGCAGGCCTAATTTATATTAGATTACTGAATCCTTAATTAAAAACAGGAATgattaatttccaaatttcaaatttcaagctttccaTCTGCTACCCCCTAATATAACATCAATACCGTTTAAAGTAATATTTCCCtgctattttctttcaattactCCAACAGACATAGTTTACAACTCCGATTCTCcctaatattcttttttataactTCGTTACA
It encodes:
- the LOC114872590 gene encoding cytochrome c oxidase assembly protein COX18, mitochondrial, which translates into the protein MITRIFQRTILNIQYSNSIFVKYFHHSHNASIHESIFLKSKTLGYFLNEDNFPKKQNISLHQSMYNNVSKGPLLCKSTPILASTILMKQSFITNSVRHYSNTAPAIINQTMTYNNGIWKAISESFPVECLTNVLKIMHDQTGLPWWATIVVTTIIMRMFINLPLTIHDYQIKAKIENIKNELEETAKKLKMEIRMNMMNSEWTPVQAKAAFMRAIHEERTFLYQRDNCHPIKSVVMIILQAPVWISFSFSLRNICYMLPDRDEAAYQTYLQFISGGFGWITDLTAGDPTFILPVIFGISGLALIEMNQMLHKQHETKFARYYRNFLRVLTVFFMSIAAYLPSCLTLFWTTHNCLAVLQTLLLMSPKFRRLGRIPKTESEYPHPYSELYKSLKLKVGLK